Proteins encoded in a region of the Hippopotamus amphibius kiboko isolate mHipAmp2 chromosome 11, mHipAmp2.hap2, whole genome shotgun sequence genome:
- the CUL9 gene encoding cullin-9 isoform X2, protein MVGERRTGDLMVPLGPRLQAYPEELLRQRPGHDGRPEYLIRWSVQKCGEVGRVGVEEGKAEHILMWLSAPEVYANCPMLLGERALSKGPQHETAGGSGSFPRDPGGLDDVAMGEMEADVRALVRRAARQLAEGGTSNLTAAVLHTVHVLSAYASIGPLTGVFRETGALDLLMHMLCNPEPQIRRSAGKMLQALAAHDAGSRAHVLLSLSQQDGIEQHMDFDSCYTLLELFAETTSSEEHCMAFEGIHLPQIPGKLLFSLVKRYLCVTSLLDQLNNSPEPGAGDRGFPSSREDFGQERSRGQRELEFSMAVGSLISELVRSMGWARNLSEQGTSPPRPTRSIFQPGISGPSLLLPTIVATPRRQGRAFRQRVEFSSRSGYGEYVQQTLQPGMRVRMLDDYEEVSAGDEGEFRQSNNGVPPVQVFWQSTGRTYWVHWHMLEILGPEEAAEDTASASMEKGAGATALGTALPSWGWKPGDGLYSLPYLQPEPQKNETLGYLTQAEWWELLFFIKKLDVCEQQPIFQNLRENLDETLGEKALGEISVPVATAEDLLQVLSNRFEGSALSDLLNSQIYTKYGLPHTALSSSSSSLRSHSCTPVPEEESKSEANFSEEEAESPKAKAEPLKAEAEAVRGKAEPPMAQSDSQLFNQLLVTEGMALTPELKEAASEMARALRGPGPRSSLDEHVAAVVATVQISSLDTDLQLSGLYALSQAVEEVTERDHPLVRPDRSLREKLVKTLVELLTNQVGEKMVVVLALRLLYLLMTKHEWRPLFAREGGIYAVLVCMQEYKTSVLVQQAGLAALKMLAIASSSEIPAAVTGRDSVHPLSDAQMTREIFASIDSATRPGSESLLLTVPAAVILLLNTEGCSSAVRNGLLLLNLLLCNHHTLGDQIITCELRDTLLRHSGITPGTEPTPTTRTILLMLLNRYSEPLRSLEHAAALETPGAQGQDGSPELLIRSLVGGPSAELLLDLERVLCREGGPGGAVKPLLKRLQQESQPFLLFLRTLDAPGPNKTLLLTALRVMTRLLDHPEAMVLPWHEVLEPCLNCLSGPSSDSEIVQELLCFLYRLASMHKDYAVVLCCLGAREALTKVLDKHSAQLLLACELRDLVTEYEKHAQLYSNLTSSILAGCIQMVLGQIEDHRRTHRPINIPFFDVFLRHLCQGSSVEVKEDKCWEKVEVSSNPHRASKLTDRNPKTYWESNGSTGSHYITLHMHRGVLVRQLTLLVASEDSSYMPARVVVFGGDSASCISTELNTVNVMPSASRVVLLENLNRFWPVIQIRVKRCQQGGIDTRVRGVEVLGPKPTFWPLFREQLCRRTCLFYTIRAQAWSRDIAEDRKRLLQLCPRLNRVLRHEQNFADRFLPDDEAAQALGKTCWEALVSPLVQNITSPDAEGVSSLGWLLDQYLEQRESSRNPLSRAASFASRVRRLCHLLVHVEPPPGPSPEPSTRPFSKNSKGRDRSPGPSPVLPSSSLRNITQCWLSVVQEQVSRFLAAAWRAPDFVPRYCKLYERLQRAGSELFGPRAAFTLALRSGFSGALLQQSFLTAAHMSEQFARHIDQQIQGGLMGGVPGVEMLGWLQWHLEPIMVLSGLELATTFEHFYQHYMADRLLSLGSSWLEGAVLEQIGLCFPNRLPQQMLRSLSTSEELQRQFHVYQLQQLDKEEEEEEEAEKELVIDDPSPTVSVLVLSPRCWPVSPLCYLYHPRKCLPTEFCDALDRYSSFYNQSQNHPVLDMGPHRRLQWTWLGRAELQFGDQTLHVSTVQMWLLLNFNQTEEVSVEALLKNSDLSPELLLQALLPLTADSGPLTLQEGQDFPHRGVLRLREPGLWPSGEALWLLPPQMYLNVEQDEGRTLEQKRNLLSCLLVRILKVHGEKGLHIDQLVCLVLEAWQKGPNPPGSLGRAVAGGVACTSTDVLSCILHLLGQGYVERRDDRPQILMYATPEPTGSCRGQAEVPFCGSQTSETSKPSPGVVAALASLQLPAGRTMSPREVEGLMEQTVRQVQETLNLEPDVAQHLLAHCHWGAEQLLQSYSDDPEPLLLAAGLCVPQAAAAPARPDHCPVCVSPLAPDDDLPSLCCMHYCCKSCWNEYLTTRIEQNLVLNCTCPAADCPAQPTGAFIRTIVSSPEVISKYEKALLRGYVESCANLTWCTNPQGCDRILCRQGLGCGTTCSKCGWASCFTCSFPEAHYPASCGHMSQWVDDGGYYDGMSVEAQSKHLAKLISKRCPSCQAPIEKNEGCLHMTCAKCNHGFCWRCLKSWKPNHKDYYNCSAMVSKAARQEKRFQDYNERCTFHHQARDFAVNLRNRVSAIHEVPPPRSFTFLSDACRGLEQARKVLAYACVYSFYNQDTEHMDVVEQQTEALELHTNALQILLEETLLRCRDLASSLRLLRAEHLNTGLELLRRIQERLLAILQHSSQDFRVGLQSPSSEAREAKGPNVPGAQPQGTSGLEEEEEDDDEDDVPEWQQDAFEEELDNDSFSYDEESENLDREAFFFGEEEDDEAYD, encoded by the exons ATGGTGGGGGAACGGCGCACTGGGGACCTCATGGTGCCCTTGGGGCCCCGGCTGCAAGCATATCCTGAAGAACTTCTTCGACAGCGGCCTGGGCATGATGGGCGTCCTGAATACCTGATCCGATGGAGTGTCCAGAagtgtggggaagtggggagagtgggTGTGGAAGAAGGCAAGGCAGAGCACATCCTCATGTGGCTGTCAGCCCCTGAGGTCTACGCCAACTGCCCCATGCTGTTAGGTGAGCGGGCATTATCTAAGGGCCCTCAGCATGAAACAGCTGGGGGTTCAGGAAGCTTTCCCCGAGATCCAGGAGGCCTGGATGATGTGGCAATGGGAGAGATGGAGGCTGATGTGCGGGCGCTGGTGCGCAGGGCTGCCAGGCAGCTGGCAGAAGGTGGGACCTCGAATCTCACCGCCGCTGTGCTCCACACCGTCCACGTGCTCAGTGCCTACGCCAGCATCGGGCCCCTCACTGGTGTCTTCAGGGAGACGGGCGCCCTGGACCTGCTCATGCACATGCTGTGCAACCCTGAGCCTCAGATCCGCCGGAGTGCGGGAAAGATGCTGCAGGCTCTGGCAGCCCACGATGCTG GGAGTCGGGCTCACGTCCTTCTGTCACTGAGCCAGCAAGATGGCATTGAGCAGCACATGGATTTTGACAGCTGCTATACTCTGCTGGAGCTGTTTGCAGAGACCACATCTTCTGAGGAGCACTGCATGGCTTTTGAGGGCATTCATCTGCCTCAG ATCCCAGGAAAGCTGCTCTTCTCCCTGGTGAAACGCTATCTGTGTGTCACTTCCCTGCTGGATCAGCTGAATAACAGTCCAGAGCCGGGGGCTGGAGATCGAGGCTTCCCATCCTCAAGGGAGGATTTTGGCCAGGAGAGAAGCCGGGGGCAGCGGGAGCTGGAGTTCAGTATGGCTGTGGGCAGCCTCATCTCAGAGCTGGTGCGGAGCATGGGCTGGGCCCGGAACCTCAGCGAACAGGGCACGTCGCCCCCCCGGCCAACCCGGTCCATCTTTCAACCCGGCATTTCAGGCCCCAGCCTTTTACTCCCCACCATCGTTGCCACTCCCAGGAGGCAAGGGCGGGCCTTCCGCCAGCGCGTTGAATTCTCTAGCAGAAGTGGCTACGGTGAGTACGTGCAGCAGACCCTTCAGCCCGGGATGCGAGTGCGGATGCTGGATGATTACGAGGAGGTCAGTGCGGGGGACGAGGGCGAGTTCCGGCAGAGCAACAATGGTGTGCCCCCCGTGCAG GTCTTTTGGCAGTCAACAGGCCGTACCTACTGGGTGCACTGGCACATGCTGGAGATCCTGGGCCCCGAGGAAGCTGCTGAGGATACAGCTTCAGCATCGATGGAGAAGGGGGCAGGGGCTACCGCTTTGGGCACAG CACTTCCCTCCTGGGGCTGGAAGCCAGGGGACGGGCTCTACTCTTTGCCGTACCTCCAGCCCGAGCCTCAGAAGAACGAGACACTGGGATACCTGACCCAGGCTGAGTGGTGGGAGCTCCTCTTCTTCATCAAGAAGTTGGATGTGTGTGAGCAGCAGCCAATTTTCCAGAATCTTCGGGAGAACCTGGATGAG ACCCTGGGTGAGAAGGCCCTAGGTGAAATATCCGTGCCTGTAGCGACGGCTGAGGATCTGCTGCAGGTTCTCAGCAACCGATTTGAGGGCAGTGCCCTCAGCGACCTGCTCAACTCCCAGATCTACACCAAGTACGGGCTGCCGCACACAGCACTGAGCAGCTCGTCGTCTTCTCTTCGAAGTCACTCCTGTACCCCAGTTCCGGAAGAGGAGTCCAAGTCAGAGGCCAACTTCTCAGAGGAAGAGGCCGAGTCCCCCAAAGCAAAGGCTGAGCCCCttaaggcagaggcagaggctgtCAGGGGGAAAGCCGAGCCCCCCATGGCGCAGAGTGATTCGCAGCTGTTTAACCAGCTTCTGGTGACTGAGGGGATGGCTCTGACCCCCGAGCTGAAGGAAGCAGCCAGTG AAATGGCTAGAGCCTTGCGGGGTCCCGGGCCACGCAGCTCCCTGGATGAGCACGTAGCGGCGGTTGTGGCCACCGTGCAGATATCCAGCTTGGACACAGATCTGCAGCTTTCAGGGCTCTATGCCCTCTCTCAGGCCGTGGAGGAGGTCACTGAGCGGGACCACCCCCTGGTCCGTCCGGACAGATCCCTAAG AGAGAAGCTAGTGAAGACGCTGGTGGAGCTGCTCACGAACCAGGTGGGCGAGaagatggtggtggtgctggccCTGCGCCTCCTCTACCTGCTCATGACCAAGCACGAGTGGCGCCCACTCTTCGCCAGGGAGGGTGGCATCTATGCTGTGCTGGTTTGCATGCAAGAATATAAGACTTCCGTCTTGGTGCAGCAGGCAGGGCTGGCG GCGCTGAAGATGCTGGCCATTGCCAGCTCCTCAGAGATCCCCGCTGCTGTTACCGGCAGAGATTCCGTCCACCCTTTGTCTGATGCCCAGATGACCAGGGAGATCTTCGCCAGCATCGACTCAGCCACCCGCCCGGGCTCCGAGAGCCTGCTGCTCACTGTCCCTGCTGCCGTGATCCTGCTGCTGAACACGGAGGG gtgcTCCTCTGCAGTGAGAAATGGCCTGCTTCTGCTCAACCTGCTTTTGTGCAACCACCACACTCTGGGAGACCAGATCATAACCTGCGAGCTGAGAGACACCTTGTTGAGACACTCAGGGATCACCCCGGGCACAGAGCCCACGCCCACCACACGCACCATCCTCCTGATGCTTCTCAATCGCTACTCGGAGCCGCTGCGCAGTCTAGAGCATGCAG CAGCACTGGAGACCCCCGGCGCCCAGGGCCAGGATGGGTCCCCTGAGCTGCTGATccgatccctggtggggggccCGTCTGCAGAACTCCTCCTGGACTTGGAGCGCGTGCTGTGCCGAGAGGGCGGCCCGGGGGGTGCCGTGAAGCCCCTCCTCAAGCGCCTCCAGCAGGAGAGCCAGCCCTTCCTTCTGTTTCTGCGGACTCTGGACGCCCCCGGGCCCAACAAAACTCTGCTGCTGACGGCGCTGAG GGTCATGACCCGGCTGCTGGATCACCCTGAGGCCATGGTCCTTCCCTGGCACGAGGTCTTGGAGCCCTGCCTCAACTGTCTGAGTGGCCCTAGCAGCGACTCTGAG ATTGTTCAGGAGCTGCTCTGCTTCCTGTATCGCCTGGCCTCCATGCACAAGGACTATGCGGTGGTGCTGTGCTGCCTGGGAGCCAGAGAGGCCCTCACCAAAGTCCTGGACAAGCACTCAGCTCAGCTGCTGCTGGCCTGTGAGCTGCGGGACCTGGTGACAGAGTATGAGAAACACGCCCAGCTCTACAGTAACCTCACCTCCAGCATCCTGGCTGGCTGCATTCAG ATGGTGCTGGGCCAGATCGAAGACCACAGGCGAACCCACCGCCCCATCAACATCCCCTTCTTTGACGTGTTCCTCAGGCATCTCTGTCAGG GCTCCAGCGTGGAAGTGAAGGAGGACAAGTGCTGGGAGAAGGTGGAGGTGTCCTCCAACCCGCACCGGGCCAGCAAGCTGACGGACCGCAACCCCAAGACCTACTGGGAGTCCAACGGCAGCACTGGCTCCCACTACATCACCCTGCACATGCACCGCGGTGTTCTTGTTAG gCAGCTGACTCTGCTGGTGGCCAGCGAGGACTCAAGTTACATGCCGGCCAGGGTGGTGGTGTTTGGGGGTGACAGTGCCAGCTGCATCAGCACGGAGCTCAACACG GTGAACGTGATGCCCTCCGCCAGCCGGGTGGTCCTCCTGGAGAACCTGAACCGCTTCTGGCCCGTCATCCAGATCCGCGTAAAGCGCTGCCAGCAG GGTGGCATCGACACCCGGGTTCGGGGCGTGGAGGTCCTCGGCCCCAAGCCCACTTTCTGGCCGCTGTTCCGAGAGCAGCTGTGTCGCCGTACGTGTCTCTTTTATACAATTCGGGCACAAGCCTGGAGCCGGGACATCGCAGAGGACCGCAAGCgcctcctccagctctgtcccAG GCTGAACAGGGTGCTGCGTCACGAGCAGAATTTTGCCGATCGCTTCCTCCCTGACGACGAGGCCGCCCAAGCACTGGGCAAGACCTGCTGGGAGGCCCTGGTCAGCCCCCTGGTGCAGAACATCACCTCCCCTG ATGCGGAAGGTGTGAGCTCCCTGGGGTGGCTGCTGGATCAGTACTTAGAGCAGAGAGAGAGCTCTCGGAACCCCCTGAGTCGAGCAGCGTCCTTTGCCTCTCGAGTCCGTCGCCTCTGCCACTTGCTGGTGCACGTGGAGCCTCCTCCTGGGCCCTCTCCTGAGCCGTCCACTCGGCCCT TCAGCAAGAACAGTAAGGGTCGGGACCGGAGCCCTGGGCCTTCACCAGTTCTTCCAAGCAGCAGCCTGAGGAACATAACCCAGTGCTGGCTGAGTGTGGTGCAGGAGCAG GTCAGCAGGTTCCTGGCTGCGGCCTGGAGGGCGCCAGACTTCGTGCCCCGCTACTGTAAACTCTACGAGCGCTTGCAGAGAGCAGGCTCAGAGCTCTTTGGGCCCCGGGCAGCCTTCACGCTGGCCTTGCGCAGTGGCTTCTCGGGTGCCTTGCTGCAACAGTCCTTCCTCACCGCTGCCCAC ATGAGTGAGCAGTTCGCCAGGCACATTGACCAGCAGATCCAGGGTGGCCTGATGGGTGGAGTCCCTGGAGTGGAAATGCTGGGGTGGCTCCAGTGGCACCTGGAGCCCATCATGGTGCTCTCTGGCCTGGAGCTGGCCACGACTTTTGAGCACTTCTACCA GCACTACATGGCAGACCGTCTCCTGAGCTTGGGCTCGAGCTGGCTGGAGGGGGCCGTGCTGGAGCAGATCGGCCTTTGCTTCCCCAACCGCCTCCCCCAGCAGATGTTGCGGAGCCTGAGCACCTCAGAGGAGCTGCAGCGCCAGTTCCATGTGTACCAGCTCCAGCAGCTGGACAAG gaggaagaggaggaagaggaggctgagaaAGAACTAGTTATCGACGATCCAAGTCCAACAGTTTCTGTACTGGTCCTGTCACCTCGCTGCTGGCCGGTCTCCCCCCTCTGCTACCTGTACCATCCCAGAAAGTGCCTTCCCACAGAATTCTGTGATGCCCTTGACCGCTACTCCAGTTTCTACAACCAGA GTCAGAACCATCCAGTCCTGGACATGGGACCACACCGGCGACTGCAGTGGACGTGGCTGGGTCGGGCTGAGCTGCAGTTTGGGGACCAGACGCTGCATGTGTCCACCGTGCAGATGTGGCTGCTGTTGAATTTCAATCAGACGGAG GAGGTGTCCGTAGAGGCTTTACTGAAGAATTCTGACCTCAGCCCTGAGCTGCTGCTGCAGGCACTCCTGCCCCTCACTGCTGACAGTGGCCCTTTGACCCTGCAGGAGGGTCAGGACTTCCCACATCGGG GTGTGCTGCGGCTGCGTGAGCCTGGGCTCTGGCCCAGTggggaggccctctggctgctaCCTCCCCAGATGTACCTGAACGTAGAGCAGGATGAGGGCCGAACCCTGGAGCAGAAGAGGAACCTTTTGAGCTGTCTTCTTGTCCGTATTCTCAAAGTCCACGGAGAGAAGGGCCTCCACATCGATCAGCTGGTTTGTCTG GTGCTGGAGGCCTGGCAGAAGGGCCCAAATCCTCCTGGAAGCCTGGGCCGTGCTGTTGCCGGGGGCGTGGCCTGCACCAGCACCGATGTCCTCTCCTGCATCCTGcacctcctgggccagggctaTGTGGAACGGCGGGATGACCGGCCCCAGATCCTGATGTATGCCACCCCGGAGCCCACAGGGTCCTGCCGGGGCCAGGCAGAGGTGCCCTTCTGTGGCAGCCAGACCTCTGAGACCTCCAAGCCTAG CCCAGGAGTTGTGGCCGCCCTGGCATCCCTACAGCTGCCTGCGGGCCGCACCATGAGCCCCCGGGAGGTGGAAGGGTTGATGGAGCAGACGGTACGGCAGGTGCAGGAGACGCTGAACCTAGAGCCAGACGTGGCTCAGCACCTCCTGGCTCATTGCCACTGGGGCGCCGAACAGCTGCTGCAGAGCTACAGTGATGACCCCGAGCCACTGCTGCTGGCCGCCGGGCTGTGTGTCCCCCAGGCCGCAGCTGCCCCCGCACGCCCGGACCACTGCCCTGTGTGTGTCAGCCCCCTGGCGCCCGACGACGACTTGCCCTCCCTCTGCTGCATGCACTACTGCTGTAAG TCTTGCTGGAATGAGTATCTGACAACTCGAATCGAGCAGAACCTCGTGCTGAACTGCACCTGCCCCGCTGCTGactgccctgcccagcccacGGGCGCCTTCATCCGCACCATCGTCTCCTCGCCGGAGGTCATCTCCAAG TACGAGAAGGCCCTCCTGCGTGGCTATGTGGAGAGCTGCGCCAACCTGACCTGGTGTACCAACCCCCAGGGCTGCGACCGCATCCTGTGCCGCCAGGGCCTGGGCTGTGGGACCACCTGCTCCAAGTGTGGCTGGGCCTCCTGCTTCACCTGTAGCTTCCCCGAA GCGCACTACCCCGCCAGCTGTGGCCACATGTCTCAGTGGGTGGACGATGGCGGCTACTACGATGGCATGAGCGTGGAGGCCCAGAGCAAGCATCTGGCCAAGCTCATCTCCAAGCGCTGCCCCAGCTGTCAGGCTCCCATTGAGAAGAATGAGGGGTGTCTGCA CATGACCTGTGCCAAATGCAACCATGGATTCTGCTGGCGCTGCCTCAAGTCCTGGAAGCCAAATCACAAAGACTATTACAACTGCTCCGCCATG GTAAGCAAAGCAGCTCGCCAGGAGAAGCGGTTCCAGGACTATAACGAGAGGTGTACCTTCCATCACCAGGCCCGG GACTTTGCTGTGAACTTGCGGAACCGCGTGTCTGCCATCCACGAGGTGCCCCCACCCAGATCCTTCACCTTCCTCAGTGATGCCTGCCGGGGTCTCGAGCAGGCTCGAAAG GTGCTGGCCTACGCCTGCGTGTACAGCTTCTACAACCAGGACACGGAGCACATGGACGTGGTGGAGCAGCAGACCGAGGCCCTGGAGCTGCACACCAACGCCCTGCAGATCCTCCTGG AGGAGACGCTGCTGCGCTGCAGAGACCTGGCCTCGTCACTGCGCCTCCTGCGGGCCGAGCACCTCAACACAGGCCTGGAGCTGCTGCGGCGGATCCAGGAGCGGCTGCTGGCCATCCTGCAGCACTCCAGCCAG GATTTCCGGGTCGGTCTCCAGAGTCCGTCCTCAGAGGCCCGGGAAGCAAAAGGACCCAATGTGCCCGGCGCTCA GCCCCAGGGCACctcagggctggaggaggaggaggaggacgacgaCGAGGACGATGTGCCCGAGTGGCAGCAGGACGCGTTTGAAGAGGAGCTGGACAATGACAGCTTCTCCTACGATGAGGAGTCTGAGAACCTGGACCGAGAGGCTTTCTTCTTTGGCGAGGAGGAAGACGACGAGGCCTACGACTGA